The DNA sequence AGTCCTCATTTCCTCCGAACAGCGCTGCTCCACCCGATACCTGTGCTGCTCAACCAGGCTGAAGAAAGAGTCACGGCAAAGGTATGCTGCTTTTCAGTACTGTCATTGTACTATCTGACCTGAGACATGATGTTACTTCTATTATCAATAccatttctattctattttattctatactCAGGACGCGATAAGTTTCCTAGAAGTTGATCATGTTAGGTCCTCCTAGTCTGGATGGTAGAAGTTCTTTCCTCTGGCtcacttttctgtctgtccTAGATGCAGAGGTGGGTCGGGATTTTCTGTGTGTCGCTCATCTTTTGTGCGACCCTCTCTGAGAGCATCGGGCTGGTCATCGCGGTAAGCGGTGACTGTTATCATGTTATATGTCAAGTGCATTTCCAACCAGGTTGTAACTCACTGAAAGATGCAGCAcaagaatttttaaaagaagccATATATggaacaacaacataaaaatgtcaGATGGACTAGATATAATGATATTAACGTGGgataaatgtcacatttagtCTACTATTTATGATACATTTGGCAAAAGAGAGGCAGTAACACAAAGAGGATATAAATATCACAACATTGTCAGATATAGCATAAGTATACCATGCACTTTGGTGCTTTGGTCAAAACGGTAAAACTATATGATATTGTTGTATAGATGCCACAAAGTGCCCAGTGCAACTTTTATTCAGTGATGCTATGGGAGCTGCTAGATGTTTCCTTCTGATAAACCGCAGAGATCCTAATTCGCAGCTTTATACAGTAACACCAGAGCTTCTTCACTCTTTCTTTTATTGATGTTGAATAGTGCAAAGATATGAGgaaaagaacacaacaaaccCCATCCAATGCATCAGAAGTACCTTTGTCAGGGAGTATAGCTAACATGGGAGTCCAGCTAAAATAGTAACAAAACGTGTGTAGAAAAAtgcctgtgtgtctgttgtatgcaaataataataacttaaaaaaaagatctaGTGTAGTGCTGGCGGGTAGAGaataagaaaataacaaataagtcCATAAAATATGGGAAAGAGAGAATTGATTGCATCAATATTTCATGTATTCACTCTTTCATCTATAGAATTCAAATGTGCAAATACTGCATGagtatattttgtattttaagagATTTAAAGCCTACTTGACGAAGGAATGGAGATAtcaaaaaatcattaaaatgaccAACATCTGTGTGTCTGATCCTGCAGGCAAAGGAGAAGCGTGGCTGGACTCTGAATAGTGCTGGCTACCTGTTAGGTCCCCGTGAGTACTAAGtgcacacacgtgcacacgcacacacacacacacacacagaccaattagttGCTTTTCATTGCAAATGTTGCATGTTGCACATGTAATATGGTTTACAGAAGAGATGGTCGAGCACATCTTCTGTGGATCCATGCTGTCGTGTTTCTTTGTCCATATCCACCGTCCCCACTGTGCCAGCTAATTTAGTGTAATTTAAAGATTGCCTCATTACCATTAAAGGACACATTAAGTGAACACTGGGTATCCAGATGCATATGtatttacaggtgtgtgtgtgtgtgtgtgtgtgtgtgtgtgtgtgttacaaatTTGTGGGGTCTGAGTCAGTGTAGaacagaaagactggaaatttTGTTccttcttttgtgtgtgtgagcgtgtgtctgtgcatgtgtgtgagcgtgtgcacgtgtgcgtgtgtgtctgtgtgtgagagagagagagagaaagagagagagagagagagagaaacccaGGTAAAGGTTGCTCCTGCCTCATCCTGTGTTTCAGGTCGTATTGATCACCTAATTCAGATAAAGGATTCTCCCAGTGCCAGAGGCAGAGACGAGCTGGTCACTCAATGTAAGATAGAAACATACGGCTACTGCAGGGCCTTGGTGTCAGGCCAGGAATTGCTCTGTCCAAACATCCCACCTTTTAGCTGCTTCTGTCGGAGGACATCTGTCATCCTACTGCTGTCTGCGCTTATGCATCCCAACATTGCCTTTATGTTCAGTTCTGTAAGCAATGGATATCAGGTTCTCATGAGTCTGTTAGGAAAGGAAAAGTGTGGCATTTAGCATTGTTGAGTCAACGTGGGATTACATTGCGTTTGCATAATGTTGACAGAATGGGAAGCAAAGGAAAACCTCTCACTCCACCATCTTCTGAGCATTTCCGTATTATTCCAAAATAGCTACATTTATTGTCACTTCATCAGTCACAAGTGAAAGGAAGCAATCCTTTCTacttgcagggtggggctttctatattcatcttcttcttcgtcagaatcagtttccagctCAAACATGGAAGTctaaattactccaaaattatccccttgatgcctgaatttatttacaattaaactaaaaaaaactcttgcgtttttgctttccagctcatgctaaaataagtggagattgttaatttgtctattacacgTCTATTACACAAAAGTGGTGTGTTGCGAATTTGTGACGataggcatcaaggggttataAATTGCTAttgtgtagagtagttttacagcatTAGAGCggagctgtaggtgagctggcCCTTATTCTCATGTGTCAGTTTGTACCGCCTCGACTCCTTTCCTCAATTCATCTCTTCACATCTTacttcaggcatatgggttctgtaaagcgtctcgagacaatttgactgtaattggcgctatataaataaaattaaaaaaaaaaaaacttcctccCACCAGAGATGCGAGCAGAGgcaacaagaaagagacacaagttGAACCATCAAATGTTTAACCAAATGAGACATCGTTGCTTTTGAGCCATTGTTTAAAAGTCACGTAATTTAATTGATGTGTGGCACAGCTGCCTCATCTTTCCTGCAAAGGATACAGTGAGGATACACCTGTGCATCCTCACTCAGCCTCCTTTGTTCTTGAGATGCATTCTGAGAATTAAGACATCCTTCAAGATTGAggcacaaaaaacagaaatgatgaTACACTTCTGGTATGCCCAAGCTGCAGCAAGCGATGGGAGGTTGGGCAGTACGAGGTGggaacttcatagatctgcacattttaaGAGGTTGCAGTGTAGAGTATGTcgaagccattttaaagcagggaggaattattttcatggaaaaagcTTTGAAATATGAAACTGTGTTGAGTGTATGGGGGTTTAAGTAATACCTTGAAATGGACATTTATTACAGCATTTAATTTAACTGCCAGTGAAGGTTACTTTGCAGCAAATTGACTACAGTTTGTTGAcactttttccccatttttgcCAAGTGAGACGCTTTACCAAAACCTTAGAAATTCCAGCATCATGACTGCATTAACATTTTTGTGGATTGTAATCATACATACAATATGACATTAGCATTGTATTCTAAATCAACTTTTCactgtaaagaaaacacacacacacacacagacacacagacacacacgtatgtgtatatatatatatatatatatatatatatatatatatatatatatatatatatatatatatatatatatatatatatatatatatatgtttataattgcttgtttttacagtgatttCCATAATACATTGCTAATTCATATAGCAATACAGCTACTAGGAGTATCAGTTTTTGATATTAAATCCATGGAGTTATCACTAACTAAAATCTAAACTttatattttcaagaaaatttATTATGAGGCATAGCACTGCTTGACATAATATACAATTTTGAAAGTAAAAATTAGGTATGTAAAGACCAGAACACTAAGACCACTATAGAGAAAATAGCAGTTTATACTATACAAAACTATTGAAGTGCATTTTTTAGGGTCATTCTAATGTCATAGTTATCTGGACTTTTAATGTCATagttcaacacacacacagaaaggacAGGGGGTTCTAGTGGTCAAGCACTACTTTAGTTAACAAAGCCCCGCAATGAGGCAAACAATTGTGGCCACTTAACATCCTTCCACTTCTGTCACATGTAATGACCACTCATGGAGTAAAGTGCTGTGCCGAGTGTGTGAACTTAACAGATAAaacacataacaaaaaaaactggaGAGTAATGCTGAAACGTGTACAAAATGGTgcaaagtagattttttttagaagttCAGTGAATGTACACTTTCATGAAGTAATTAGGAGAAAACATACAGAGATCAGAAAGGTTTGCGTGAGCCAGACATTTTAACCTGCTactttattcttattcttattcttatacTCTTATTAGGAATGTTGATatacattttgtcatttaatcaACAACATacttatttattacattaagATACATTGAAATAGTCTCATAGTATAATAatagtattaatattaaaatagtattttatttttaaaaaaaaatgtttgattgaCTGGTATATACTAGTTTGAGAGGTTATCATGAACCTCTCAAACCAAAAGCATCCAtgattaaaacacagaaaaatggtGTTTGTAGCCTTTTTAACTATTGGTGAATTCATACAATGAAGACTTTGAACTCTGACAATGCCATCTGACTGTGATCTGTAGGCCCATGAAAACTCCATGGCTACGCAAATCTCTTTgcttgccattttttttctgttcatttttatcatcattattcCAGTGCAGTTCCTCGTAAGTTGAAACTGCAGTCCATACTATTTgtgctttttaatttaaaaaaaaaaattctgttggCCAAATCTCTGCTGTACTGCAATTCCATGAGCCAAGCCCTGCAGGTGGTCCGTACAAGTTTGGAAATTGAACCAAACAATTACAAACCAAATACCATGCTGAAATACCAAAGTGGAAACAATGTCCTTTAGCTCTTCTTTTGACAATAAGCAGGATGTGTGcattgtgtatgtatgtgtgtcaaATGTATGAAGCTTCTAAAACAGCATGTCAATTCAGCACACAACACTAAACGCTTGGCGAAGTCcaatggttttattttgtccaaaaatattttccatttaagcaaagagatttaaaaaaaaaaaaaaaaaaaaaaatgttacagctgaaatctgaaaaaaacaacacacacaaaaacttgGAGCGAGTGGAAATGATCATCTTGaaagtaaaacatgaaaatcataCTCAGTGTCACTCCTTAATCAAGTTATATTATTTGCTAAATGTCAGGTGAAGTCAGTTTAAGATTGCAACCACTTTAATCAAATACTCAGTTAATCCATCTGCTGTTTGTATAACTGTATCGACTGTGATCACTCCTCATTATCCAGATGGAATAGATGGACACAGGACACTAGGAGACAAGCCGGGTCTGGCTGGCAAGAGGGACATGGGTCAGGAGGAGGGCTTCAGTACAGGTTTGTCTTTCTCTTATACAGAAACAAGATGATCTTCTTATGTCTACTGTAGAAGATGCAGTCTAGTTGATGTTTAGCAAATTGACTGAACAAACTACAAACAGTGACCTGAggaaacagtttgtgttttgggGTGTTCTATAACACTTTAACCATAATTGAAAAGTacaagaaatgtgtgttttgaaaaGAATTCTGTGTTTGTAGTACATCTTGGCAACAACCAAGAATCCCCATggaaatatacatataaataaaaataaatataagttCCTCTACTGCCTTTGAATGTTTCAAGTGAAGTAAAGCTAAAAAGGTAGTTCTCAGTTGGTCTGGAAGTtgtaaaaaaatcattaaactcAATAACGTCAGCGAATTTAAAAGTATCAAATTCAGTTCAACACcttttaaaattacaattctaacatttaaaaagatttaGGAACACTACCTGTCATTAAGTCTAATAtgctcagcatgtttttatggtCATAGCAATTTGAAACAAGAAGAGCACTTAGAGAGCGcactactctgccaaggctgctcagtcctagtatgatttctgacggataagtcccgataagtctgcagtggtggatttgtagtaggatcacaatcatgtgatcatcagcagacagctgacatagtgttcatttgttggcatagctacagtgatgccgtgctgctatcaagcaatgatacagaaatctttaacaaatctatggatccagactataagctgcatcactgccaaaatgtaatgaggtggtcccagtgtcatttttgaccttccctgaaaatttcatccaaatctgttattccgtttttgagtaatgctgcacacaaacaaacagattaacagaaggacaGATGTATGATGATCATCACATAATCACTGCATTCCTTAGCTGAGTTATGAAATGTGATTTGATTTAGCTGGCACCTGCACTGTCACTTGAAAGGTGATGGACACACAATTCAGTTCAGGAATACATGTCGTCACTCTATTCAGAGTGAATGATGGCCGGATTGCTGAAGCCTgaaatgtgaatgtgtgagtgttgTCTTACAGTACCCTAGTGGCATTCTAACAGTGGTTGGAATGAATTCATGTCTCATTCTGATTCAGTTTTTTCCAGAATGCtgctttatttactttctattGTGCATTGTTTAGTTCAGCTTGATTACATCTCTTTAAAGGACTCTGTAAAGGTTCTACTTGTATCAATATACCTTGGTATTAATTTCCTGATatgttattacattattatatattatatattattacatTACAGCTCCTGACAACCATGTAGTGTGCTACCAACTTTAAAGGGCACAATAAAAGTCTGGTCTTTGTTGCTGTGCCTCCACAGGTGCCCTGAGAATAGCAGATGAAGACATCATTCACACTGTCATTGACTTTTTGTCGTACCTCAAACTTAAAGGTATGCttctcatttattttccaaataaCTTGAAATTGAGGACTGGTCATATGTCTGAGCACTTGTTCACAACTAAAGAGTGTACCACAGAACAGATTTGCATTCAAAGGCTGCTGTAATATCaaactcttaaaaaaaacaccaatcaGACAGGGATGGTGTCGAAATAATAGTCATACCTAGCATGACatttgaaactgaaaaactgttAATGCATGATTAGAGAACTTTTCTCAGATCTCTATGGCGCCCAATAATGCGGCATTCCTTCAATATTGGTTAAACATGGtaatatgcttttatttctcttaaatttgtaatttctttCTACAGCCTTAACACACAGGTGACCCAttccaaacaacaaaagaatgCGTACAATGAATCAACTCATATTTGGCTTCACCATTTTTAGTTACTGTAATACTCTGATTACTTTCATCTGTATAATGATATAATATTACCTACCTACCaacatatttaatgtaaaaGAAACACCTGCATGAATAAGCTACTGTTAGAACCAAACATTATAGCAACATGTTAATTTAGTCCTTTTCAAAATGTTAtgtatgtcaaaaaaatgtcatctgtAAAAACATGATTAATAATATTCTGAAAAAGTAAGCTTCTAATATGCCTGACAGAATGCTCCCACCCTGCCTCACACTGAAATTTTAAATTAGGAGCTACAGAAAACATGAACtcaaaaaacagtttatttaaaatgcatattCAGCATTGAGAGCTGTTACACAGGTCCCCAGGACCCTCatacattgcatttttttcaaagaatcatagaaactgaaacagaaaacaaactacaTAAAAAGGGACAAACTTATTGTCTGACAAAGACATGGGAAATTGGTGAGTTGGAATAAAGCACTTGGACGATATCATAAAACCTATAACTCTGGAGTCTCCTGGTATCATAGTCGGCAagataaatacacaaaaatgccTCTGTTAGGCCAAATCTGACAATGTTTGATATTAAGCAATACATTAAACAGAAAAGCTTTCAGTAATAGAGACCAAAATTCCTGTCATGCCCCATAATAGGAAAGTATGATGAAATGTACTAACAATTTTGGTATTCTTAGAGTCTTACTGGCAGTGTTATGGGTTTAGCCAACCCTCAACTCCAAGCAGTTCCTGGGTTTTAGtctgtcacatttctactcattgtGAGCTCATTCTTCATGGACATGCAAAGTCCTgtacctttatggaaacagcataacTATGACTAGAAATAGTGAAAACtaagaaatgtattttgtgcagcaTGAATACCatgatttattgaaaaacaggaaacattgCTCAACAGTCAACATGTACACCATTTGTTCCAAACTCCCACAGgagttaccaatactggaaaaaatggtggtTCTACATATTGTTCAAATTTTACTCCTtgatttttaaatcagtttccaTTTGTCTCCTCTCTATTCTGTCTAAGCACAGCCTGCAAATTAGTCAAAAGGTCCCTGAAATTCTTTCATGGTACCGTGTCATGGCTTCACAgtttttaacaattttctacACTTGtacaataaagtgattttgataaaaatatcATACTTTTTGGCTTATATTTGGTTACATTTCCTGACAGTAtggcatgtcacagatgagtagttcaaggccTAATGGAAAGttgaacataaataataattttgagtcattaaaaaaaaaacccaacaacaaatggcatgcctttcaaacccactggcaaGTCTTGGGCTTCAGAGGGAGAATGAATATGCAAAATTATGTGACAATCTGTTTTTGAATTGTAAgatttataatataatataatataatataatataatataatataatataatataatataatataatataatataatataatataatataatataatataatataatatggaCTGCATAgtagctcagtggttagcaccattgccttgcagttagaagatgcccggtttgtgtctctttttttctgcatgaagtttacatgttctctctgtgcatgtttgggttttctccgggtactccggcttcctcccacagcccaaaaacatgctgaggtttatttgtgattctaaatttccataggtgtgaatgcgaatgtgcttgtttgtctgtatgtgtagccctgtgatagactggtggcctgtccagggtgtcccctgcctttgccttaagtcagctgggatagactccggCGACCCGAGTGagaattaagtggtgtatagataatggatgaatggacgcataatacaatataatttaCAATCAAAGCTTTGAGGATTCTGAGGATTCAAATAATAGTATGTTGTGTCCATATTTGTGTGTGGTTACAGAGATGGGAGCCTTGGACAGTCTGCCTTCCTCTGTCACCTCAGATGAGCTGGCCAATCCCTAATGAGTCTGTCTCTCCTGTTCGACTCATTCTACTAATTTGCCTACTACTACTATCTGGGTTCCCACTGCCCCAAATGTTTAGCACCAATTTGTCCTGGTACCAAAAACTCTGATTGTTTGTCCCCAAACAAAAATAATGGTTCTCTATGCTCTCatgtaaataaaagtttatGTCCATTCAAGGTCACACAGTGTCTGCTGACTGCATGTGAATATTATAAGTATTTGGGGATTCTGCTCAGAAACCAACTCTaactttattatccttttatCTTTCTGTCATCTGATTTCAGAAAgtaaagtgaaataaacaaaTGGCACGCCACTGACATGACAATGggaatttctttctttcaatcAGTCATAACCCCAGTACTTATTAATTATATTTCAGCTGTAAAAGAACGAGTAATATATTCTTTCACTTGTTTCATGTACTGTAAAATATCCACATGAATTCCAGGACCAAGGTTTCCCAGTATAACACTAGACTGTATTGAGATGACCAATGTTGCATACCTgtcagtagttttaatgttgtggctaattgGCATATGTTATATTCACCAAAATTGGATGAAACCCGTGTGCATAAAAACCAGGTACTTACTCATGATAAAAGTGCAGAGAACAGTGTTGGCAAGTGGAAAACTGTTCTTGCAAAGAAGCAGTTCTGCTTCATTTGCATTAATGTGAATTGCTCGCCCAGCCCTCCCTACAGGCAAACAGCTGCTCAACACGCATCAAGTTGACTCTTGCGACTTTGGAGGCGGGATAGTGGCTGATAATTCCCCTTTGGTTATATGAGTTGTGTCAATCAGTTACTGACTGATTAGCCAAATGCTGTTGAACACTGAATATGGTGGGGCACAGCTGGCCCCCACAGCTTAGAGGCACTAGCTTCAAgtaagtgaaaaaataaaatctaacctGCCTTCTGCAACTACTGCCTACATTACGATGGGGTCGTCATCAGCATCATTCAAGAGCTGAAACTTGCTCAATGATTTATACAAATCATTCAGAGGTTAGTGATGTAAAGAAACTAAGTACATGTAGACAAATGCTTGCACCCTTGTAAAGAGCTATCAAACCTTAAAGACACTATAGAGTAGCGTTAGTTTTAAACTGACAACTAAAAAATAAGGAAAGcatggttttaccttgctgacatgttttgactaagtctgcagtcttcttcagagcatcATCCAACATGTGATGaagtgtccttttttatcatgtgaccggTTTGACAGATCTGTTAGAATCTGTCAGACAGGCCACGCCCCCCActgtccggtggtctctggaggatggaatcccaggtatgcaagagggtgtaggccccctTGTCCCAGTTCATGGAACTGCTCGCCCACTTCCTGATCTCTATGGCCCtatatttatttagttgttgGTTTAAAAGTAACATTATTCTATagtaagaaatgacaaaatgaacataatccaaacCTTTAAGACACTATATAGACATAACTGTCAAATGAGCATTTGTTAGTGTAACAACAaagttacataaataaatagtaaagaaacaaattaaattaatacaGAAACCTAAAACCAATGCGTCCTGTAAACAGGTTTACAATTATTGGCTGTTGAATTATATGGTGTCAGTTATTTACTGAGTTCAGTCGAATAATTTTTGTTGAAACTGCTAACATTTATTAACACCTGACTCACAAAATGTCAATGTCACCTACCATAATGAGGAACCAAATCACTTCCCCTTACCCATGGGAGGATATGAAAAAAAGCAATACTGAAAAAAGCAATACTGAAGCAAGTTTATGACATAATACTGACCTGCCAGGCACAGCCACTTCCCCCGAGTCAAACTCCATCACTAATCTGAAGCCAGATGCCTGGTTTTGAAACAGAAGCTCACCAGTGTAATGTGTTGCAAGGCTGACACCCAGACGATGTCTACATGAACCAGAGTGGAAGCAACTCAAACAATGGAACAAATGAAGGGAAAGCAAACAGCTCCTCAGGATGTCTGAGAAGCAAGCTGAGACAATAGTCCTATGCAAAGCTAGATGAGACACTCATGGCcctcttggagacaacaggacaTCTCCTACCTCCACCAGAACTTGATAAGGGTCATTAAGTGTCAATTATGatgaaaaccacacctctggagAAGAGGATATTGCATTCTTCACTGTGATCTCCTGACATTTCTTTTAACTGAATGGTTTTACATCCTCAAACCAAAGAAATTCACCATCACTGGAGTGATGATCCCAACATCTGGAGTCATCTACATCTGAAGTGCTTGTggaggacaaacacacacatcgtACACAAACACCCCCTTCTCTCTGTCACTGCAATAAAGGACAGACTATCATTCCAAGCATATATATTTCCTATTTCAaagtttaattttcttattgTTGAATGTATATGCTTGTATCCTTTATGTTTGAAGTTTACGTTCACATATCCTGAATATCCACAGTTTTTTTGCACGTTTACCCTTTCATCATTATCTCAGATAAACATTTGTTTGATGTCATTCTAATGACGTTTAGTtagattacagattttttttaatgtaagaGACATTCACCAATTGGATTGGAACATGTAAGAATTGAACTCTAAGTACTCAAGGTATTTGGCcactgacctctcctggacagtgaagctcaacaccaccTCTTGGGAGGAACACATGATGGTGGCATGTACTTATCCAGTTCACTTTAGGCGAACTGTGCAACTACATGCCATAAGACCTTGAAGTCCCTGGTCTTCAACAATGTTAATGGGCCTACAGTCCACAGCGAGCCATTTAGTGATTGCATTTGTTAGCTTAGCTGTTGTAGCTTTGTTGACAGACTTGCCCTGGCTGCACTCTGCCAATGTAGTTTGACGAACTTGGCTTAATTTGGTGCAAACATCTTTACTAACATCAGCAAAGATGTGGTTTGCCCGAAGATGGTACTTCAGACTTGTAGTACTTTGGAAAGACAGTTCATCACTACAAAATGTGCAGATGAAATTTTCACACTGGGACATTTCTActcatgttttctgcatttcccTTGCAGTTGCCCAGTTTGGCCAATTTACAGGTATAAATCCACGCTGAAAATACGGGAGGAAGTGGGGGTCAAGTTTGGTAATATgattaatttacaataaaaaaaatgtgttaaggTTTCCAAATTAATCATGAGTGTTAATGTGTTAACGTTGACAGCTGTAGTTTAAATTCAAAGTTATGTCGCCACCTCAAATCCTGCTTTGAAGTACAGGCCTCTGAGCAGAGGATACATTCAATAAGTTGGATAAGAGCATcttcagtgcttttttttcaaatccctaatgttttaatgtttatgcAGGATATTagacaataattaaaaacatgagaaattaGTCTTTGAAAAACAGCAATACAAGATTGGGTGGTAGCTTGTAGTCACATAGAGAGAGATAGTCCATGGGCCAAGACCCACAAAATATCTTTTTGGTACCACCTGAGGTGGCAAAGTCTTGTATTGATTTTTGTAATCCTCCATGTGTGTAAGACATATTCTGATATAACCTTAGCTGAATGGCAGCTAAGTTGTATTTACCATGAATTTCATACCCACACCCTATGATAGGCATCCAGAATGGTAAAATCAGTATTATTAGTGAGAAAGTACCCAGAACAATGCCAGTTATGTAACATATATGGTCtttacacaaagaaacaatgaaaatacaGGATAGTAAGGAATACCAAAGTCATGTAGGAGAATACATAAATGTTAGAAACACAATTGATGTCTGTATAAACATAGTCAATGATACATATAATCCCATATATTGTTAGTGATCGGTATATGTAGAGACAATTAGATTATTGTTATCAAACTCATTGAATACTGAGATGGTGTTAATGTTAAACAAGTCCAATACACTACACCGTGTATATAAGATTTCCAACAATACCAAAAGAATCACTATATGCATGCTGTCACTCATCAAAGTCCTTGTCTAGCTTGCCATCTGACTCCCCAAGTTCGAAGTCAGGTTCTGTATCATCCTGTGGTTTTTGGTTACTGCAGGTCTGTAACCTGCA is a window from the Amphiprion ocellaris isolate individual 3 ecotype Okinawa chromosome 3, ASM2253959v1, whole genome shotgun sequence genome containing:
- the gal gene encoding galanin peptides isoform X1 → MQRWVGIFCVSLIFCATLSESIGLVIAAKEKRGWTLNSAGYLLGPRRIDHLIQIKDSPSARGRDELVTQYGIDGHRTLGDKPGLAGKRDMGQEEGFSTGALRIADEDIIHTVIDFLSYLKLKEMGALDSLPSSVTSDELANP
- the gal gene encoding galanin peptides isoform X2, producing MQRWVGIFCVSLIFCATLSESIGLVIAAKEKRGWTLNSAGYLLGPHGIDGHRTLGDKPGLAGKRDMGQEEGFSTGALRIADEDIIHTVIDFLSYLKLKEMGALDSLPSSVTSDELANP